The following nucleotide sequence is from Betaproteobacteria bacterium.
TCTGGACTTGATTGGCCACAACGGCTTGATGTCGCCATGGGCAAAGCGAGGTTTAGTGTGCTTGTTCAGTCCTCAGATCGACCCGGGGTTTAAGGGCATACTGGTCGTACCAGTATTCAATGCTGGCGACTCCTCATTGAACTTGAGGTTGGGTGAGCCAATATTCACAATCGAGTTTGTTAAGACGAGTATTCCTGCTAGCTTTGGCTGGGCAGAGCGCCATGGCTCTCAGTCTGTGATGTCATCCGTCATTCAACCCCCGACTACGTCAAAAGCCAATTTCGACGACATTAAACAGCTAGGCTTCGAGGTATCGACGCTTGCGCGGCGTGTGGAAAAAATGCAGTCGCAGCAAGAAATTCTTGCAGGCCATATTACTGGCCTTGACAGGCAATCGACGGCTGCACTCACATACCGAAATCTTGTAATTGCAGTCTTTGCGCTGGTTATTGCCATCGTGTTCTCCGAACCTATCTCAATGCTTTGGAAGAAATATATAACCGTACAGCAGGATCAGAATTCAACGACTGGCCCGAAGGCTGCGCCGGTTGATTCTGAAACAAAAAATGGCACCAGTCGTGCCACCGGCCCTCCGCCAAATGAAGCGCGTTGTTTGTGCTTTCGATCTTGACAACACTCTCTACGATTTTGTCGGATTTTTTGGGCCCGCATTCAGGGGAATGATGGCTGCCATTTCCAAAAAGACGGCGATACCCGTCGATGACCTGCATGCTGCTGCTAGGGAAGTTTTTCAGCGACGAGGTTTTCTCGAATACGCGTACCTAGTACGTGAAATGTCAGTCTTTAGTGCGATGGATGAATCAGAAATAGCAAGTTTAGAAAAATTGGCAAGTGGGGTGTTCGGCCGGGTAAGGAAAAAGCGACTGAAAACGTATTCGGGGATTGAGGAAACGCTAAGGGAATTACATGCTGGTGGCATCATACTTGCAGCTGTTACAAACGCACCTCTATATCAAGCTTACCGTCGCCTAGGGTCCCTTCGGCTCATTGGTTT
It contains:
- a CDS encoding HAD hydrolase-like protein; protein product: MKRVVCAFDLDNTLYDFVGFFGPAFRGMMAAISKKTAIPVDDLHAAAREVFQRRGFLEYAYLVREMSVFSAMDESEIASLEKLASGVFGRVRKKRLKTYSGIEETLRELHAGGIILAAVTNAPLYQAYRRLGSLRLIG